Proteins from a single region of Strix uralensis isolate ZFMK-TIS-50842 chromosome 12, bStrUra1, whole genome shotgun sequence:
- the FCSK gene encoding L-fucose kinase isoform X3 encodes MAAEWSVVLLTCQRGGCVSAFQRELEARRLRGGLGPRPPPLLLAVEDPWARLGSGGATLNALLVAAEHLSARAGCTVVSSDVLREARILILHMGRDFSFDDCGRAFTCLPVEEPGAPAEALVCNLDSLLGTMTHRLCVGSPPGVWVCSTDMLLTVPSAPGIDWDGFQGVRVIAVPGSQVYARNHGVYLTDEQGLVCDIIYKGTEAQIQQCAGPDGTVPLVCGVVFFSSDAAEQLLATHVIPPLDACTYMGLDSGAPPIQLSLFFDIVLCMAGGMTEEDFVKGGGDASVRSARSVLWTALHTFPLSMACIPDASYDYMTTSASDHIRSLTLLPGSASHLRFCKTAHSHVDQPCLLEDGSSVTNCLLEGAVRLAAGSVIQHCHLQGPLEIGPGCLLSGLTAGSSPALRGCPLRDIVLQGHHVRLHDLPCRVFTLTGRLDDWQSPAEEATYLNAPWAEFFLRTGIREGDLWDAETPRRSRCLLSARLFPVLHACEALGLEDVLWLLAPAAVAGKRLARWRAAWRMSWQELLPCLDKAAELGARRTLFFLQGQRKVRRVLLGRQDSSLLPLTRSAVHEGYHEAVLGTLDEVASTAGDAGIAARALACIADVLGCMARGEGGLRSGPAANREWAVAFGRLESGDITGGVRELAAERQKWMSRPALLLRAARHYEGAEQILIRQAVMSSCQFVTVGQAELPPLGHWVQVACPARLDLSGGWSDTPPITYEHGGAVVDVAVLVDGCRPIGARVRRISEPELRLVSLGGSPRSEAVVELVCRELEHLQDYCQPHAPGALLKAAFICTQVVQLPSQKPLQAQLREGFGGGFEVHTWSKLPHGSGLGTSSILAGAVMASLYRAAGKAASTESLIHAVLHLEQRLTTGGGWQDQVGGLVPGIKIGRSKAQLPLRVEVEKIPVPSGFTQTLNDHLLLVYTGKTRLARNLLQDVVRNWYARLPSAVQNADALVSNAEECAQALRQGNLPLVGECLDRYWQQKKCMAPGCEPRAVGRMMDVLRPYVYGQCLAGAGGGGFLYVLTKAPRQKEALHQILAKTEGLGNFSIHSIEVDTDGFSVEVVGCDQKDSAHPGEGRAV; translated from the exons ATGGCGGCGGAGTGGAGCGTCGTCCTCCTCACCTGCCAGCGCGGCGGCTGCGTCTCCGCCTTCCAGCGAG AGCTGGAGGCCCGCCGGCTGAGGGGCGGCCTgggcccgcgcccccccccgctcctcctgGCCGTGGAGGACCCCTGGGCCCGCCTGGGCAGCGGCGGGGCCACCCTCAACGCCTTGCTGGTGGCGGCCGAGCACCTCAGCGCCCGGGCGGGCTGCACG gTGGTGAGCTCCGACGTCCTGAGGGAAGCCCGCATCCTCATTCTGCACATG GGCCGTGACTTCTCCTTTGACGACTGCGGCCGGGCCTTCACTTGCCTGCCTGTGGAGGAGCCTGGCGCCCCGGCTGAAGCTCTGGTCTGCAACCTGGACAGCCTGCTGGGGACCATGACACACCGG CTCTGTGTGGGCTCCCCGCCTGGCGTGTgggtctgcagcactgacatGCTCCTCACTGTGCCTTCGGCACCAG GGATTGACTGGGACGGCTTCCAGGGTGTCAGAGTGATCGCGGTGCCCGGGAGCCAGGTGTATGCCAGGAACCATGGGGTCTACCTCACCGATGAGCAG GGGCTGGTGTGTGACATCATCTACAAAGGCACGGAGGCCCAGATCCAGCAGTGTGCGGGGCCTGATGGCACCGTCCCGCTG GTCTGCGGGGTGGTTTTCTTCTCCTCGGAtgctgctgagcagcttctgGCCACCCACGTCATCCCTCCTCTGGACGCCTGCACCTACATGGGGCTGGACTCAGGGGCACCACCCATCCAG ctctccctctTCTTCGACATCGTGCTGTGCATGGCAGGGGGGATGACAGAGGAGGATTTTGTGAAGGGTGGTGGTGACGCCAGCGTGAGGAGCGCCCGCTCCGTGCTGTGGACAGCTCTCCACACCTTCCCTCTTAGCATGG cctgcaTCCCTGACGCGTCCTACGACTACATGACCACCTCTGCGAGCGACCACATCCGCAGCCTGACACTCCTGCCCGGCTCTGCCAGCCACCTCCGCTTCTGCAAAACAGCCCATTCCCACGTGGAT CAGCCCTGTCTCCTGGAGGACGGCTCTTCGGTCACCAACTGCCTGCTGGAAGGAGCCGTGCGGCTGGCAGCCGGCAGTGTCATCCAGCACTGTCACCTCCAG GGTCCCCTGGAGATCGgtcctggctgcctcctctcggGCCTCACTGCAGGCTCCTCACCAGCCCTGCGGGGCTGTCCCCTGCGTGACATTGTCCTGCAGGGCCACCACGTCCGGCTGCACGACCTGCCCTGCCGTGTGTTCACTCTGACCGGCCGCCTCGACGACTGGCAG AGCCCTGCCGAAGAGGCCACCTACCTGAACGCGCCGTGGGCTGAGTTTTTCCTTCGAACAGGCATACG GGAAGGGGACCTTTGGGATGCCGAGACACCGCGGAGGAGCCGCTGCCTGCTCAGCGCCCGGCTCTTCCCAGTGCTGCACGCCTGCGAGGCGCTGGGGCTGGAGGACgtgctgtggctgctggcccCAGCAGCGGTGGCCGGCAAGCGACTGGCACGCTGGCGGGCGGCCTGGCGCATGTCCTGGCAGGAACTGCTGCCCTGCCTGGACAAGGCAGCTGAGCTGGGTGCCCGCCGGACCCTCTTCTTCCTGCAGGGCCAGCGCAAGGTGCGGCGGGTGCTGCTGGGGCGCCAGGACAGCAGCCTCCTGCCGCTCACCCGCAGTGCTGTCCACGAGGGCTACCATGAGGCCGTGCTGGGCACACTGGACGAGG TGGCCTCCACGGCTGGTGACGCTGGCATTGCAGCCCGGGCACTTGCCTGCATCGCCGACGTCCTGGGCTGCATGGCGCGAGGGGAAGGGGGCTTGCGGAGCGGGCCCGCTGCCAACAGGGAGTGGGCCGTGGCTTTCGGGCGGCTGGAGAGCGGCGACATCACCGGTGGTGTCCGGGAGCTGGCTGCTGAGCGGCAGAAGTGGATGAGCAG GCCGGCTCTGCTGCTGAGAGCGGCTCGGCATTACGAGGGGGCCGAGCAGATCCTCATCCGGCAGGCAGTGATGTCCTCGTGTCAGTTTGTCACCGTGGGGCAGGCGGAGCTGCCACCCTTGGGGCACTGGGTGCAGGTGGCGTGTCCGGCCCGCCTGGACCTTTCTG GTGGCTGGAGTGATACCCCCCCCATCACGTATGAGCACGGGGGGGCCGTGGTGGACGTGGCAGTGCTGGTGGACGGGTGCCGGCCCATCGGCGCCCGGGTGCGGCGCATCAGCGAGCCGGAGCTGCGCCTCGTCAGCCTCGGCGGGTCGCCACGGAGTGAGGCGGTGGTGGAGCTGGTGTGCCGGGAGCTGGAGCACTTGCAGGATTACTGCCAGCCACATGCCCCAG GAGCCTTGCTCAAAGCTGCCTTCATCTGCACCCAGGTCGTGCAGCTCCCTTCACAGAAACCCCTGCAGGCCCAGCTGAGGGAGGGCTTCGGGGGTGGATTTGAGGTGCACACTTGGTCCAAGCTGCCCCATGGGTCTGGTCTTG GCACCAGCAGCATCCTGGCGGGAGCAGTGATGGCGTCCCTGTACCGGGCGGCCGGGAAGGCTGCCAGCACCGAGTCCCTCATCCACGCCGTGCTGCACCTGGAGCAGAGGCTCACCACAG GTGGCGGTTGGCAGGACCAGGTGGGTGGGCTGGTGCCTGGCATCAAAATTGGGAGGTCGAAGGCCCAGCTGCCGCTCAGGGTGGAGGTGGAGAAGATCCCAGTGCCCAGCGGCTTTACCCAGACCCTCAACGATCACTTGCTGCTGGTGTACACGGGGAAGACTCGCCTGGCCCGCAACCTGCTCCAG GACGTGGTGAGGAACTGGTATGCCAGGCTGCCCTCCGCCGTGCAGAATGCTGACGCGCTGGTGAGCAATGCCGAGGAGTGTGCCCAGGCCTTGAGGCAAG GTAACCTGCCGCTCGTTGGTGAGTGTCTGGACCGCTACTGGCAGCAGAAGAAGTGCATGGCCCCCGGGTGCGAGCCGCGGGCCGTCGGGCGCATGATGGACGTTCTCCGGCCCTACGTCTACGGGCAGTGCTTGGctggggctggcggcggcggcttCCTTTATGTCTTAACCAAAGCCCCTCGGCAGAAAGAGGCTTTGCACCAAATTCTGGCAAAAACCGAG ggACTGGGCAACTTCAGCATCCACAGCATTGAAGTGGACACGGACGGTTTCTCTGTGGAGGTTGTGGGATGCGATCAAAAGGACAGCGCTCACCCTGGAGAGGGGAGGGCTGTGTGA
- the FCSK gene encoding L-fucose kinase isoform X5 — MSRGWCVTSSTKARRPRSSSVRGLMAPSRCLAVPWQVCGVVFFSSDAAEQLLATHVIPPLDACTYMGLDSGAPPIQLSLFFDIVLCMAGGMTEEDFVKGGGDASVRSARSVLWTALHTFPLSMACIPDASYDYMTTSASDHIRSLTLLPGSASHLRFCKTAHSHVDQPCLLEDGSSVTNCLLEGAVRLAAGSVIQHCHLQGPLEIGPGCLLSGLTAGSSPALRGCPLRDIVLQGHHVRLHDLPCRVFTLTGRLDDWQSPAEEATYLNAPWAEFFLRTGIREGDLWDAETPRRSRCLLSARLFPVLHACEALGLEDVLWLLAPAAVAGKRLARWRAAWRMSWQELLPCLDKAAELGARRTLFFLQGQRKVRRVLLGRQDSSLLPLTRSAVHEGYHEAVLGTLDEVASTAGDAGIAARALACIADVLGCMARGEGGLRSGPAANREWAVAFGRLESGDITGGVRELAAERQKWMSRPALLLRAARHYEGAEQILIRQAVMSSCQFVTVGQAELPPLGHWVQVACPARLDLSGGWSDTPPITYEHGGAVVDVAVLVDGCRPIGARVRRISEPELRLVSLGGSPRSEAVVELVCRELEHLQDYCQPHAPGALLKAAFICTQVVQLPSQKPLQAQLREGFGGGFEVHTWSKLPHGSGLAGSPSSQWHRRCLAAPALPVLPAGTSSILAGAVMASLYRAAGKAASTESLIHAVLHLEQRLTTGGGWQDQVGGLVPGIKIGRSKAQLPLRVEVEKIPVPSGFTQTLNDHLLLVYTGKTRLARNLLQDVVRNWYARLPSAVQNADALVSNAEECAQALRQGNLPLVGECLDRYWQQKKCMAPGCEPRAVGRMMDVLRPYVYGQCLAGAGGGGFLYVLTKAPRQKEALHQILAKTEGLGNFSIHSIEVDTDGFSVEVVGCDQKDSAHPGEGRAV; from the exons ATGAGCAG GGGCTGGTGTGTGACATCATCTACAAAGGCACGGAGGCCCAGATCCAGCAGTGTGCGGGGCCTGATGGCACCGTCCCGCTG CCTTGCTGTGCCCTGGCAGGTCTGCGGGGTGGTTTTCTTCTCCTCGGAtgctgctgagcagcttctgGCCACCCACGTCATCCCTCCTCTGGACGCCTGCACCTACATGGGGCTGGACTCAGGGGCACCACCCATCCAG ctctccctctTCTTCGACATCGTGCTGTGCATGGCAGGGGGGATGACAGAGGAGGATTTTGTGAAGGGTGGTGGTGACGCCAGCGTGAGGAGCGCCCGCTCCGTGCTGTGGACAGCTCTCCACACCTTCCCTCTTAGCATGG cctgcaTCCCTGACGCGTCCTACGACTACATGACCACCTCTGCGAGCGACCACATCCGCAGCCTGACACTCCTGCCCGGCTCTGCCAGCCACCTCCGCTTCTGCAAAACAGCCCATTCCCACGTGGAT CAGCCCTGTCTCCTGGAGGACGGCTCTTCGGTCACCAACTGCCTGCTGGAAGGAGCCGTGCGGCTGGCAGCCGGCAGTGTCATCCAGCACTGTCACCTCCAG GGTCCCCTGGAGATCGgtcctggctgcctcctctcggGCCTCACTGCAGGCTCCTCACCAGCCCTGCGGGGCTGTCCCCTGCGTGACATTGTCCTGCAGGGCCACCACGTCCGGCTGCACGACCTGCCCTGCCGTGTGTTCACTCTGACCGGCCGCCTCGACGACTGGCAG AGCCCTGCCGAAGAGGCCACCTACCTGAACGCGCCGTGGGCTGAGTTTTTCCTTCGAACAGGCATACG GGAAGGGGACCTTTGGGATGCCGAGACACCGCGGAGGAGCCGCTGCCTGCTCAGCGCCCGGCTCTTCCCAGTGCTGCACGCCTGCGAGGCGCTGGGGCTGGAGGACgtgctgtggctgctggcccCAGCAGCGGTGGCCGGCAAGCGACTGGCACGCTGGCGGGCGGCCTGGCGCATGTCCTGGCAGGAACTGCTGCCCTGCCTGGACAAGGCAGCTGAGCTGGGTGCCCGCCGGACCCTCTTCTTCCTGCAGGGCCAGCGCAAGGTGCGGCGGGTGCTGCTGGGGCGCCAGGACAGCAGCCTCCTGCCGCTCACCCGCAGTGCTGTCCACGAGGGCTACCATGAGGCCGTGCTGGGCACACTGGACGAGG TGGCCTCCACGGCTGGTGACGCTGGCATTGCAGCCCGGGCACTTGCCTGCATCGCCGACGTCCTGGGCTGCATGGCGCGAGGGGAAGGGGGCTTGCGGAGCGGGCCCGCTGCCAACAGGGAGTGGGCCGTGGCTTTCGGGCGGCTGGAGAGCGGCGACATCACCGGTGGTGTCCGGGAGCTGGCTGCTGAGCGGCAGAAGTGGATGAGCAG GCCGGCTCTGCTGCTGAGAGCGGCTCGGCATTACGAGGGGGCCGAGCAGATCCTCATCCGGCAGGCAGTGATGTCCTCGTGTCAGTTTGTCACCGTGGGGCAGGCGGAGCTGCCACCCTTGGGGCACTGGGTGCAGGTGGCGTGTCCGGCCCGCCTGGACCTTTCTG GTGGCTGGAGTGATACCCCCCCCATCACGTATGAGCACGGGGGGGCCGTGGTGGACGTGGCAGTGCTGGTGGACGGGTGCCGGCCCATCGGCGCCCGGGTGCGGCGCATCAGCGAGCCGGAGCTGCGCCTCGTCAGCCTCGGCGGGTCGCCACGGAGTGAGGCGGTGGTGGAGCTGGTGTGCCGGGAGCTGGAGCACTTGCAGGATTACTGCCAGCCACATGCCCCAG GAGCCTTGCTCAAAGCTGCCTTCATCTGCACCCAGGTCGTGCAGCTCCCTTCACAGAAACCCCTGCAGGCCCAGCTGAGGGAGGGCTTCGGGGGTGGATTTGAGGTGCACACTTGGTCCAAGCTGCCCCATGGGTCTGGTCTTG CTGGGAGCCCCAGCTCCCAGTGGCATAGGCGGTGCCTCGCTGCCCCGgccctgcctgtgctccctgcAGGCACCAGCAGCATCCTGGCGGGAGCAGTGATGGCGTCCCTGTACCGGGCGGCCGGGAAGGCTGCCAGCACCGAGTCCCTCATCCACGCCGTGCTGCACCTGGAGCAGAGGCTCACCACAG GTGGCGGTTGGCAGGACCAGGTGGGTGGGCTGGTGCCTGGCATCAAAATTGGGAGGTCGAAGGCCCAGCTGCCGCTCAGGGTGGAGGTGGAGAAGATCCCAGTGCCCAGCGGCTTTACCCAGACCCTCAACGATCACTTGCTGCTGGTGTACACGGGGAAGACTCGCCTGGCCCGCAACCTGCTCCAG GACGTGGTGAGGAACTGGTATGCCAGGCTGCCCTCCGCCGTGCAGAATGCTGACGCGCTGGTGAGCAATGCCGAGGAGTGTGCCCAGGCCTTGAGGCAAG GTAACCTGCCGCTCGTTGGTGAGTGTCTGGACCGCTACTGGCAGCAGAAGAAGTGCATGGCCCCCGGGTGCGAGCCGCGGGCCGTCGGGCGCATGATGGACGTTCTCCGGCCCTACGTCTACGGGCAGTGCTTGGctggggctggcggcggcggcttCCTTTATGTCTTAACCAAAGCCCCTCGGCAGAAAGAGGCTTTGCACCAAATTCTGGCAAAAACCGAG ggACTGGGCAACTTCAGCATCCACAGCATTGAAGTGGACACGGACGGTTTCTCTGTGGAGGTTGTGGGATGCGATCAAAAGGACAGCGCTCACCCTGGAGAGGGGAGGGCTGTGTGA
- the FCSK gene encoding L-fucose kinase isoform X2, with protein MAAEWSVVLLTCQRGGCVSAFQRELEARRLRGGLGPRPPPLLLAVEDPWARLGSGGATLNALLVAAEHLSARAGCTVVSSDVLREARILILHMGRDFSFDDCGRAFTCLPVEEPGAPAEALVCNLDSLLGTMTHRLCVGSPPGVWVCSTDMLLTVPSAPGIDWDGFQGVRVIAVPGSQVYARNHGVYLTDEQGLVCDIIYKGTEAQIQQCAGPDGTVPLVCGVVFFSSDAAEQLLATHVIPPLDACTYMGLDSGAPPIQLSLFFDIVLCMAGGMTEEDFVKGGGDASVRSARSVLWTALHTFPLSMACIPDASYDYMTTSASDHIRSLTLLPGSASHLRFCKTAHSHVDPCLLEDGSSVTNCLLEGAVRLAAGSVIQHCHLQGPLEIGPGCLLSGLTAGSSPALRGCPLRDIVLQGHHVRLHDLPCRVFTLTGRLDDWQSPAEEATYLNAPWAEFFLRTGIREGDLWDAETPRRSRCLLSARLFPVLHACEALGLEDVLWLLAPAAVAGKRLARWRAAWRMSWQELLPCLDKAAELGARRTLFFLQGQRKVRRVLLGRQDSSLLPLTRSAVHEGYHEAVLGTLDEVASTAGDAGIAARALACIADVLGCMARGEGGLRSGPAANREWAVAFGRLESGDITGGVRELAAERQKWMSRPALLLRAARHYEGAEQILIRQAVMSSCQFVTVGQAELPPLGHWVQVACPARLDLSGGWSDTPPITYEHGGAVVDVAVLVDGCRPIGARVRRISEPELRLVSLGGSPRSEAVVELVCRELEHLQDYCQPHAPGALLKAAFICTQVVQLPSQKPLQAQLREGFGGGFEVHTWSKLPHGSGLAGSPSSQWHRRCLAAPALPVLPAGTSSILAGAVMASLYRAAGKAASTESLIHAVLHLEQRLTTGGGWQDQVGGLVPGIKIGRSKAQLPLRVEVEKIPVPSGFTQTLNDHLLLVYTGKTRLARNLLQDVVRNWYARLPSAVQNADALVSNAEECAQALRQGNLPLVGECLDRYWQQKKCMAPGCEPRAVGRMMDVLRPYVYGQCLAGAGGGGFLYVLTKAPRQKEALHQILAKTEGLGNFSIHSIEVDTDGFSVEVVGCDQKDSAHPGEGRAV; from the exons ATGGCGGCGGAGTGGAGCGTCGTCCTCCTCACCTGCCAGCGCGGCGGCTGCGTCTCCGCCTTCCAGCGAG AGCTGGAGGCCCGCCGGCTGAGGGGCGGCCTgggcccgcgcccccccccgctcctcctgGCCGTGGAGGACCCCTGGGCCCGCCTGGGCAGCGGCGGGGCCACCCTCAACGCCTTGCTGGTGGCGGCCGAGCACCTCAGCGCCCGGGCGGGCTGCACG gTGGTGAGCTCCGACGTCCTGAGGGAAGCCCGCATCCTCATTCTGCACATG GGCCGTGACTTCTCCTTTGACGACTGCGGCCGGGCCTTCACTTGCCTGCCTGTGGAGGAGCCTGGCGCCCCGGCTGAAGCTCTGGTCTGCAACCTGGACAGCCTGCTGGGGACCATGACACACCGG CTCTGTGTGGGCTCCCCGCCTGGCGTGTgggtctgcagcactgacatGCTCCTCACTGTGCCTTCGGCACCAG GGATTGACTGGGACGGCTTCCAGGGTGTCAGAGTGATCGCGGTGCCCGGGAGCCAGGTGTATGCCAGGAACCATGGGGTCTACCTCACCGATGAGCAG GGGCTGGTGTGTGACATCATCTACAAAGGCACGGAGGCCCAGATCCAGCAGTGTGCGGGGCCTGATGGCACCGTCCCGCTG GTCTGCGGGGTGGTTTTCTTCTCCTCGGAtgctgctgagcagcttctgGCCACCCACGTCATCCCTCCTCTGGACGCCTGCACCTACATGGGGCTGGACTCAGGGGCACCACCCATCCAG ctctccctctTCTTCGACATCGTGCTGTGCATGGCAGGGGGGATGACAGAGGAGGATTTTGTGAAGGGTGGTGGTGACGCCAGCGTGAGGAGCGCCCGCTCCGTGCTGTGGACAGCTCTCCACACCTTCCCTCTTAGCATGG cctgcaTCCCTGACGCGTCCTACGACTACATGACCACCTCTGCGAGCGACCACATCCGCAGCCTGACACTCCTGCCCGGCTCTGCCAGCCACCTCCGCTTCTGCAAAACAGCCCATTCCCACGTGGAT CCCTGTCTCCTGGAGGACGGCTCTTCGGTCACCAACTGCCTGCTGGAAGGAGCCGTGCGGCTGGCAGCCGGCAGTGTCATCCAGCACTGTCACCTCCAG GGTCCCCTGGAGATCGgtcctggctgcctcctctcggGCCTCACTGCAGGCTCCTCACCAGCCCTGCGGGGCTGTCCCCTGCGTGACATTGTCCTGCAGGGCCACCACGTCCGGCTGCACGACCTGCCCTGCCGTGTGTTCACTCTGACCGGCCGCCTCGACGACTGGCAG AGCCCTGCCGAAGAGGCCACCTACCTGAACGCGCCGTGGGCTGAGTTTTTCCTTCGAACAGGCATACG GGAAGGGGACCTTTGGGATGCCGAGACACCGCGGAGGAGCCGCTGCCTGCTCAGCGCCCGGCTCTTCCCAGTGCTGCACGCCTGCGAGGCGCTGGGGCTGGAGGACgtgctgtggctgctggcccCAGCAGCGGTGGCCGGCAAGCGACTGGCACGCTGGCGGGCGGCCTGGCGCATGTCCTGGCAGGAACTGCTGCCCTGCCTGGACAAGGCAGCTGAGCTGGGTGCCCGCCGGACCCTCTTCTTCCTGCAGGGCCAGCGCAAGGTGCGGCGGGTGCTGCTGGGGCGCCAGGACAGCAGCCTCCTGCCGCTCACCCGCAGTGCTGTCCACGAGGGCTACCATGAGGCCGTGCTGGGCACACTGGACGAGG TGGCCTCCACGGCTGGTGACGCTGGCATTGCAGCCCGGGCACTTGCCTGCATCGCCGACGTCCTGGGCTGCATGGCGCGAGGGGAAGGGGGCTTGCGGAGCGGGCCCGCTGCCAACAGGGAGTGGGCCGTGGCTTTCGGGCGGCTGGAGAGCGGCGACATCACCGGTGGTGTCCGGGAGCTGGCTGCTGAGCGGCAGAAGTGGATGAGCAG GCCGGCTCTGCTGCTGAGAGCGGCTCGGCATTACGAGGGGGCCGAGCAGATCCTCATCCGGCAGGCAGTGATGTCCTCGTGTCAGTTTGTCACCGTGGGGCAGGCGGAGCTGCCACCCTTGGGGCACTGGGTGCAGGTGGCGTGTCCGGCCCGCCTGGACCTTTCTG GTGGCTGGAGTGATACCCCCCCCATCACGTATGAGCACGGGGGGGCCGTGGTGGACGTGGCAGTGCTGGTGGACGGGTGCCGGCCCATCGGCGCCCGGGTGCGGCGCATCAGCGAGCCGGAGCTGCGCCTCGTCAGCCTCGGCGGGTCGCCACGGAGTGAGGCGGTGGTGGAGCTGGTGTGCCGGGAGCTGGAGCACTTGCAGGATTACTGCCAGCCACATGCCCCAG GAGCCTTGCTCAAAGCTGCCTTCATCTGCACCCAGGTCGTGCAGCTCCCTTCACAGAAACCCCTGCAGGCCCAGCTGAGGGAGGGCTTCGGGGGTGGATTTGAGGTGCACACTTGGTCCAAGCTGCCCCATGGGTCTGGTCTTG CTGGGAGCCCCAGCTCCCAGTGGCATAGGCGGTGCCTCGCTGCCCCGgccctgcctgtgctccctgcAGGCACCAGCAGCATCCTGGCGGGAGCAGTGATGGCGTCCCTGTACCGGGCGGCCGGGAAGGCTGCCAGCACCGAGTCCCTCATCCACGCCGTGCTGCACCTGGAGCAGAGGCTCACCACAG GTGGCGGTTGGCAGGACCAGGTGGGTGGGCTGGTGCCTGGCATCAAAATTGGGAGGTCGAAGGCCCAGCTGCCGCTCAGGGTGGAGGTGGAGAAGATCCCAGTGCCCAGCGGCTTTACCCAGACCCTCAACGATCACTTGCTGCTGGTGTACACGGGGAAGACTCGCCTGGCCCGCAACCTGCTCCAG GACGTGGTGAGGAACTGGTATGCCAGGCTGCCCTCCGCCGTGCAGAATGCTGACGCGCTGGTGAGCAATGCCGAGGAGTGTGCCCAGGCCTTGAGGCAAG GTAACCTGCCGCTCGTTGGTGAGTGTCTGGACCGCTACTGGCAGCAGAAGAAGTGCATGGCCCCCGGGTGCGAGCCGCGGGCCGTCGGGCGCATGATGGACGTTCTCCGGCCCTACGTCTACGGGCAGTGCTTGGctggggctggcggcggcggcttCCTTTATGTCTTAACCAAAGCCCCTCGGCAGAAAGAGGCTTTGCACCAAATTCTGGCAAAAACCGAG ggACTGGGCAACTTCAGCATCCACAGCATTGAAGTGGACACGGACGGTTTCTCTGTGGAGGTTGTGGGATGCGATCAAAAGGACAGCGCTCACCCTGGAGAGGGGAGGGCTGTGTGA